From the Dermacentor variabilis isolate Ectoservices chromosome 5, ASM5094787v1, whole genome shotgun sequence genome, the window TTTCAGCCTAACTTTACGTATTTACGATATggagttttttgttttgttttattccaCCTGTGCACAGAGATCTGCTTCAGGAAAAATATTTCTGGCTGTTAGTTATTGTTAGTTAGTTATTGCCACATGCGGGGCAAAAGGCAAATTCAGAGAAGGTGCGTTTTGTGGGAATCTCCACAAAGGCAAATATTGCTGCAGCCGAGCTTAAGACATGTTTGTGGTGCATTGTCAAGCTACCATTGCACTGTGCCTGCCATCGTTTACTTCCTGCCTTCCAGCGCTGACACTTTATCAGTTAACTTTGCTGCTTAATACATGTAATCTTTTCATTCTTTAACGAACACCGTATACTGCGCATAAGTGCATATGAAGGTGTAAAGATAACCTGTTTATTATAAAGCGGAATCAAGTTCAGTGTCTGACGGAAGCCAGTCACGTGTACGGAAAATAAAcgcctttgtttattttacctgcgaacaaggctcccgtgtgggaaccgaaacgtcttcttttcttttaaattttactttggcCGGCGTAATGCCCCGGGTTTTGTCTACCCTTTTCACCGTATAAAGCTGAATGATCATTCAGGCTAATTTTAATCGCAAGCCTAACCCTCAAAATTTAATCCTACTTCATGAGCACCGCCATTCAGAGTGCTTAAAGTTTATGCACGCCTCCTTTAACATGATAACGTTGTTTCTCAATTAATGAAGTcaaaatttcaaaattttcgaTAACTGGAAATTATCACTGCCTAAACCTTACACTTTTCGATGCTCGTAGAAACATGTTTAGTCTTTCTACATTACTCTGATCGCTGGATCCATTACCTGGAAGTGAACTCGGACAATCGTTTGAATTTTTAGCAACAGATAAATATCTTCAGTGCTGTGCAAGTATTTTTTTCGGTTGCTTTGCTCACCGCAAACTCCTACTATTACCCTGTGTCGGATGCAGTACGTTTATATTAAGCAATAAGACAAACATTCTGGCTAACCTAACGACAGTGGCTTTTATCAATAGCTTTTTATGCTTACATCAATCGTATTTGGTGTTGAACCAATATTTCAATGAGAAAATATTTTGTTACTAATGCCTTTCTGCCTGTCACAAAGAAAGTCTATTGCGCAACGTGCCACCTAAAAAAGAAGCTCAAACAAtgcatattaaaaaaagaacatgactTGGCTTTCCATCGCACTTCGTGTCTCCTTCAGGTTTACAGTGGAAGCAACAAAAACATGTGCGCCCATtcacggaaataaaaaaaaactatacatAAGCAACCAATAAAACTCAGGACCTATATTCACAAAACTTCCTTTTCCCACGTTTTGCCGACGTTGTCCGCGTTTGGCAATTGACACGCTGATCGCCTAGTTATTTGGTTAAAACGCAGCGTGACGGGGACAAAAACATTAGATGCAAGAACACAGAACAAGCACTGACATACAACTATAGTCTTTATTGCACTCGAAACCTGTCTTTATTCACAGATGGCtgccatgtatatatataaacgggGCACAATCAGACAATTGTGACACGTGATCGAGCTATAATAACCATATATCAATATCGTGTACAAATGTTCTTATTGTGCCCTGGCTTTGGGACATGACAGCCTTCTGCGTATGAGAGGTTAGTCCCTGTGTGCTACCAAAAAAAGTCTAGTTGTAAGTCGGTGTTTGTCCTGTGTTCTTTTGCCGTTGTATTCGTTCCAGTCACGCTGCGCTTTaatcaagtatgaaccaactcgcgcaaatcaAGGTTTAACTGCGTCTGGTTATCTCGCCGATTGCTATCACTACAGGCAGGCGCCCGGCCGTCTGCCAATGAGGAAATGGAAATACCAGGGTCCTTCTGTACTTCTCTAGAAGCATTGGAGTGCCTTGGTAATACGTTTCAAGGGTTTGTGAATACAAGCCTCCTATCCTCGGctacctttttttcttccttgaagAACTGCGAGTCGTATTCCACCGTCGAATCTGAGGTATGATTCCATTGGGAAAATGAGGTCAATGCTTAAATGACCAGCATAATTGTCCATCGACAACCATAAGGTGGCAAACACGCACTTGACTTTGTCCATGGGGCCTCTCAGGAAACTCGTCTGTCAAGTGAACGTGGCCTCACAGAGCGTTCCCGCATTTCTCCTGCGGTTTTGACGATCTGTAAGGTCTTGCATATGGTCTCGTAAATTTCGTGATTAAAGGCCCATACCTTGTATTTATGGAATAATGCCGTAGGAAACAGCTTTTTTTCCAGCGACCGGAAGCAATAAAGCCGATAAAAAGAAAGCTCCCAGGCCTTGCATCATCTACGTAGTAAGTTGCGTTTATCCTGACATGTGGCTTTCAGTATGTCCTTACTTATGCGACTTGCCAGCAGTTTACTCGAAAGAGTGATTGGCCGGCATGCAGGACTTTGTCTGCGCCTATTGCACTGTCTTTATGCTTTGGGCGCGCTAGTCGTATAACATTTACTCAAATTCGCTGAGTTTTCACTTTTATGGCCATGGTACGCGCTAGGAGTGCTTTAATGTGAAATAATTTATGGAACAAAAAACCGCACAAGACAAATAAAGTGAGAGTTACTGTTGCCTTTCGTTCCATTTTCACCATATGACAACcacgtgtattttttttcttttacagccgGGTTATTGTCCGGTAATCTCAGTTTGTTCTGCATATTTGACCCCTGCCGAATATCCGAATAAATTCGTATTAACATTCGTATTTCGAAATTCGTATTCGAATTTCGAAAGTCCTGTTTATAAATtcgggcgaaatgcgagaacaaccgtgtacttagatttaggtgcacgttaaagaaccctaggtggtcaaaccagagtcctccactacggcgtgcctcataatcaaaaagtggttttggcacgtaaaaccccatattatttttttataaattcGTATTTAATGTTTTAGTTTGTAAATATTCGATCAAGAATTGAAATTTTGCGTATTGGTGCACACTTTGCGATAGCACTTGAACAGCGTTGACCTGTGGCGCTGTTAACAACACTTCTTATCAGTCTCAGAACTTCGTCGCGAACGACCCGCCCTTAGCTCGGCATTTACGTAGTTGCGAAGGCAGGACGTGAATCACCTTTGGCGTCACCGCCATCGAATAGACCAAAGCGCGTGAGGCCAGAACGCGGTTACGCTTTCTCTGTACCTCACTCTTGACGCCTGTTAAGAACACGCCCACTACACACGACCTTTCCGCTGAGTATCTTAATGAGATCAGCTTCCTGGACTGCGGCTAGCGAGATGTGCGATCTTTTTTCCGGTAGAAAATACGTCGTGAACACGTGACCTCTGACGGTCCGTGCTTTCAACATCCATCGCCCTTAACACTGTACAGAACGCAGCCGCTACCGACGAAGCAGTTGTTACTACATTTATTTGACCGGGGCCGAGAACTCGATCTATTTTGTCGCGCGGAAGCGGCTAAGCAATGCGATTTGAGCGTCGGTCATGATAGCGCAAGCGTGTGATGATGATCCGCGAAGGAGACGACGCTGTACGTTCGTTTTGTTTCATGCTGCCAAAATATGTTGAGTGAAATCTGTTATAGTACTGACGCTGAAGGAGGAGCACGAATCACATATATACGCCACCTATTACTTTAGTTGGGAAACTTTTgttctgaaattgaagaaaaaaaagtggtttGTCGCTTTACTGAGCTTATGCTGTCATGCGCTGACATCTTGAAAGCATTGTGTCTGTTGGGACTTGACTGGGAAATCAAGTGCCCTATTTCTTGGTCGAAAAAGGAGCATGGAAGTATGTGGGCACACAGTATAGATGAACCTACCTGTATTTGAATGTTATTTGAGACGCGCATGGTATGAACGGTGCTAAGAAACTTCAGcgatatacactctaagaaaagtttacaccctttggagtgccccatctgccacacaacaataatagtcatctgccttgatgcgtttcctttctttaacgctgcgagcccggtactttcagtaacgaacggcatgcgcgttatcagcataatagcattcccgacaggaaagtagcgggcgcggcgttttcaagaaaggaaaagcatcaaggcagatgacgattatcgttgtgtggcagaaggggcactccaaagggtgtaaacttttcttagagagTAACATGGCTGCGTTGTGCGgacaaaaattatggggtttaacgtgccaaaaccacattctgattatgaggcaggccgtatagtggaggactccggaaatttcgaccacctggggatctttaacgtgcgcctaaatctaagtacgcgggtgttttcgcccccatcgaaatgcggccgccgtgggcgggattcgatcccgccacctcgtgctcagcagcccaacaccatagccactgagcaaccacggcgggtggcgttGTGCGGACAGCGCGCTGCTCGTGCGAATGTCAAGGCGACTccgaagacgacaacgacgatgcACTACAAGAACGCGGAGCGCGCTCGAGCCAGCGGTGCACGCTCCTTACGCGTCTGGCCGGCAGCACGGGAATTCGAAGCAAGAAGCCTGAGGTGACATCTTTTGCACAGGTGGGTACAGCTTTCGAATAATTTCCTTTCAGTAGCCCTGAGGCGATTTCGCTGCACGATATCGTACAAGCAAGCGTCTCATCTCGATGAGCTAAGCAATTTCTAGAGAAAGGCCTCTCAATGGACGCGCGATCGCTCTGTGGCAAAGCCCACTGGGTCGCCTTTCGTCAGAACCACCGGCCGTGTCACGCTGAACGCACCGGTTCTCGTCGGGTCACGAAAACCAAGGATAACGAGCCCGAGCTAGTAGGGTAACCGTTCGTGATCTGAAAAAAAGTAGGCATAAATAATTCGCACACGAGAGCAACGCTCCTTGTGCGTCCCCGATCCATTCCTCTTACATCCGTACTTTTTGGCGGGTGATTTTCGTATATACTCTCAAAACGAGACAGCGTTGTGATCGGCCTATAGTTGCGAAGAAGACTCCGTGCATCTGGTAACACGCTGTTCTACTTCAGTTATACGCTATGATTCAAGTACGCTGTCCCCAGAAGGTGATACCTCTCTTCTCAACagaccacttttcttttttttttttaatgaagaaaaAGCCTCTTTAACCTACTCTTCAAATATAAGCCTTATTACGTTCATGTGAATTACTACTGACGATACAGCGTCTGAGTTAATAGATCCCGGAACGTCCGTGAAGTCGACCTCAATCTCAAAAAAGCTCTGCTGTCGAAGAGAAATGTGTAAGAATAGGACTTGTTGATAGTATTATTCTATTCAATGTGTAATGGCGCTGCAGCCGTTCCAACTGTAATGCGCcagggccattttttttttgttctacacTAATGTAGGAGTCGAATTATCGGAAAGTTCTAGAATATAAGGCACGGGTCTCTCTCTTAAATTTCAATCTGCCTATCACTTCATGCAGCTGTGTATGTTCTACAAGTGAATTAGTGTTTCATTACAGATTGTGATGGATTGAGACATACATATTCGGTATCCGCTAAGAACATCGTTAGATTTTAGCCCTTACCTTTTTTATTGAGTGTAGCCTTTGAATATGTGCAAGATTGTTAGAGGCTCTGGTTTGACAGAGCGCTTTGTACTTTAGTGTGTACTACGTGATGTTGCCCGACCAGCGTCTGCTAGGCGCTGAAGCATGATTCACGCCAGCCGTTCGCGCAGTGATTgtttaaaagcaaaaaaaaatgaaatcgtaTTTCTCATGTGTTGCCCCTGCGTAATTCGGCCCGGATATTGTATCATTTGCGCAGGATGGCTACTAGCAACAGACAGGTTTAGCCAAACGTTTAgctgagcgcacgcacacacatgccgGCAGCAGAAAGTAGAACGAAACCGAAGGAGTCGCGCGTGACGCTGCAACGTATGCGACGCTCAGCTATGCACTGTCTGGTAATCTGCATTATGTCaggtttaattaattaattcattcattcatttatccattcattcattcattatttaaaacattttacaaaatacaaaagcattactggacccatagccattggctagtcccgAGTCCATAGTCAACTTAGGGTACAAAAAACGCAGGGTACAAATGGTTTGACACGGCCCTGCGTTTTCGGCACCCTGTACGAGTTACTTCTTCGAAATTCCACAAAAAATACTTACGGCCCGTGGTGTAGCGATTTACGTGCcgctttctttgttcctttctcaAAAGTCGGGCTTCGGACTGGAAGAATGAAGACCATCACGGCCTGCGCGCTGCTGGCGGCCGTCTGGGTTTTGGTCGCGCTCCCCGCCGAATCGAACGCTTCGTGGAGCGGCTGCCAGTACTTCAACTGCACACTCCGGACACCCGTGAGTATGGCGAACTCGCAGCCAGCGCTTTCACGTGCAAATGCACTCACGTAGGATGTAAGTGGAAAAGCGTTGCGATGCTGATTGCAACTCGCTAGCGTGCACATGACACACTGCAGCAGACCTGCACGCCGGATAATTTTATTGACAAGTCACTGTGCCCGATGTGGTCTGGCCACGTAAATAATGGCATTTGGGCCAGTTCGTGCGCTTACGCCTGTTTTCGCGGTAAACTATGCGGTCTGTCTTCGTGATTAAATACGGCAGGAAAGCAGCTATAACCTTTCTTTTACGGCGCATGATCGTATATTTGTGTCAAGAAAAACAAGGCACCTTTGCGATTTGGCTTCTATATATTACGTGGGCACGTCTGTCCCTTCTTTTCGCTTTTGCCACTGCGTGACTCTTGGTAAAGCACCAAACTTTCTTTGTGAACCCTCCCCGATTTTTTCCTGGCCGTGGCTGCTGGCTCCTCCTGCTGCTGTCTCACCGAGTAGCTCACGCTTCTAAAACAAGTGAATTGCGTCCCCAGTGGCGGGATCTAACCTCGGTGCCCCAGTCCGGCAGCTTGATGCTCTGACCACCAGGCCACAATCGTACGCGTACTTCCGTCGCGCCAACGCCGACTAGCTCTTCGAGACAATCGCCGCGTGTGTCAAGATGCGTAGCACGGGTGCGCACGAGAGCACGTGCGCGCGGGCCAGTTTCCTTTAAACGCCAAatacgcaggaatgaaatgggcaaatatAGTGCATTTTATTAGCCGCTTCACGAAAGATTCGCTTCACAGAGATCCCCGAaaagtgcgttggatctgcataattttctttcGACTTCCCTTTCCGCGAGCTTCTTGTGCCGAGGGGCTTCTTGTATTGTGCACGTGCACGCGCACCCAGTGGCGTATTTTGAAGCTATAGGCTCCAGCTCACTGAAGCAATGAGTCGTTTTGACAAATGCTTGACGAATTCTCTATTATTCTATAATTTGGAAAAATTGGCTTATTGCGCGTTGCTTGACCCCTCGCAGGTGCGGCCAAGCGACATCGGAAACTTCATGGAGGCTTTCAACACATTCAACTCCCATCCGTGCATCAACTGCACCTTCTACGGAAACATCTTCCACGCTCAGATCCATTCTGTATGAGCCCGACGTGACAAATGTCTAAAAAATTGCTCGCAAAAATAACTCAATGAAAGAATGTTTGAAGAAAacgcgttgttgttgttttttacaCCGCACAATAGTCTGCGCCAACAAGTGCAGCTGGACGAGTTCCAGAGCCTGCTCTGGATATTCCCTCTTAGGTTCATTTTTGATCATCCGAAATGTTGCATGAAGTCATGCAGAAGGCGCGTCTCAAGTCTATTTTTCCCGCGCTTTTTTACATGCCCTTGAAGTTCTTGTAACAATTTCCTGTGCGGAGGAGCAACGGTAACAGGAAAACATTCACTAGCGGCTAGTACTTTGCATAGATAACTAAATTTGTCTGTCTCGCTCGTTCAAACAGAGACAAGCAGAAGACACGAAGTTAATCACTTTCACTGCACGCATAATATTCCGTGTCTTCTAAATAGACAGAGAGAATATAACTTTATTTAGTATTGATTAGCGTGCCACCGTCTGGATGTTGTCCTGGTGACGAGCAGCAGGTGTGGGGTCCTCGGTGCAGGATCCCAGCAATCTGGGCTACCTCTCGCACCCACTCCGCCAGCTGTTGCTGGTCATGCAGGTTAGAGCCTCCCCATTGATTTTGGGTGGGTTGTTACGGCTACCGTACTCATGCGGAGCGAGCATTGACATTAAATTGTTGCAAAGCACCAGCACCGCAACGAATGAGCGCGTTCTACAAGAGGGCAAGCTTGTTACAACACTTTTTGGTAATTCATGTTTTCATGGCTCGTGAGAAGGGCGGCGAGTGATGAAACCTCTCGTAATGGGCAAACATGCATTGTACTTCGAATAAATGATAGTGCTGCTTTATGTATAGGCGGACACAAATGTGCTGCAAGTTTACAGTTTACCTCTCTACCAAGTATGGTCATCGACAACATAACGCTGTAACCGCAGCTCCTACAATCAGCATTAGCATCCGTACGTCTTTGGAAAGGACACCATCCGTAGGCGCCCAACACTGGTAGCTCACCATGTACATTGGAATAATCCGCGCACTCAACAAAAGAAAGAGAGCTCCGGCGTCCACAACAAAGCATTCGCCATTCCCTTACCTATCACGTCCCTTCGCACCAACGTATGCTTGCCACGTGGGTGCTTCTTTGAAGAAACTCCAAGAGCCAGAGTGCCACAACGCAGGGAGATGTGACGGTAATGTAACGGAGACCTTAATATGATCCTCGTTTACAGCCAGATTTAACGGAGCACTTACATCGTGGTTTAAAATACTGATTCCCTGTAGAAAGCATTGTTTGAAGTCAGTAACTGCCAACTTTCGGCATGGCCATCAAGCAATTTTGCATGTGCAACGCCGATTGCatttctccttgttttttttccGTGCCTCGAACTAGCCGGAACTTTTTTCCGAGGTTGCGCTATGCGTATTCGCGACACTATGCCTAATCGACACTCTTTCTCTAATTCTTATCAACGCTACGCAATAACATGtttcatgttgttttatttcCATGGGAAAGTACTTTTCAACTGGCCGCAGctacaaaatgaaaacaaaacaggAACTTTCCGAAGTGTCTGAGAAGACTATGTACACGCTCTGTatgcaaaaagaaagtaaaaaaaaaacatttctacaCCGTCACATGATTCTGCAGCTCGTGCAGATTGAGGGCTCCTCTTCGAAGTAGACATCGTCGTTAAGGTGAGTGCTTTCAAGAAAGCAGTCGCGACACTTTCGTGCGCAGCGGACGCCCTTGCTGATCTTCTTTCCGCACACTTCGTTGCATTGGGAGCGCACCTCGCTCGCATTGAGCACGGCCGAGCAGGGGACTCTAACGACGTGGTCACAGGGACTCAGCGCGTTCACCATGACGTCGCACTCACTTGGACAAGGTTCTCCACACAATGCCTTGCAAGGGTGATCGCACAAGAGCAGCTTCTTGCAAGGCTTGGTGCACACGGTCTGCTGGTGGTCTTTGTCCGTAAGGTGGCATGTTTTGGGACACAGGTGACCGCAAGGCAGGAAGGCATTGCACGGTGTACTGCAGCCGCCGTCGAGCACATCAGCGAAGTCCCTTGCCTTCGACACGGCTGTGGTCTTCTCCGGGTGTAGCTGGCACTTGAGCTCGAGCGGCCCCACCAGACCTTCTGCGCAAAGGACGGGAGCAACCTGCTTCCATGTTTTGGTGTTATCCGACAAGTACGTAATGTTGCCGATGCAGTACAGTCCTATCGTAGAAGACGCGATGACGTTATAGTGGTCCCTGCAGGAGGCGTTGATGTCGTACGTCGTGTTGGGACACGCGAATGACATGAGGACAATGGTGTTcttgcagcctttagctttctcCACTGTAGTGACCGGAGGCTCTTCTTCTAGGCCACACAAGTTCGATTTGATGAGTTCAACTTGATCCGCTGTGGGCGCGTACACGGAGATTTGGCTTGGGCGGTAGCCCTGCAGGAGCAAGTACTTCGCCAACGATGCCAGAAATTCCGCTTCGAGAGCACACGCGATAATATTGTCCCTGTCGTAGCTCACGGAATGGTCAATGAAACGCAAGTTCGACGACACTCCCCGTATGTCGGAAAGTTCGGTCTTGAACTCGTACCTTTCAAGAATTTTTTTCGTCTTGAAAGCATCTAAAATTTTTACTGTGCTTGGGTTGAGTTGGTACTGCGTCAAAAGCTGACAGCAGGCGACCCCTTGTTTCACAAGACGGTCAAATAACGAGTCATGAGCTGCACCAACATCTTCCTGCACATCGAAAACGTTTTGTGTATCACTAATGAAAACAATATGGTGAGGGTTAAGTGTTATTACTGGAAACATGAAGGGCTCCGGAATTGAACGTGCTTCTAGCACAATAATAATGTGGGGCTTAATATCTCTGAGTGCCTTCCATATTTTAGGTAGCGAACAGAGAGTTACTCCTACAATCTTCGGTACGCGAAGAGTCTCGAATTGCAATTTTTCTTCCACTTCTTCCTTCAGCAAAAGTAGTGTTTTGAACCTTCCTACCAAATCGAGCCACTCACGTGATTTCCTCTCATAATAGTTGTCCCTCCAGTAACCATAGAGCCGATACCTGCTCTCCATGTCAAGCGCCCACACATCACTGACGTAACAGACTTCATCCTCAGATAGAGAACCGCGGTGGCCTGAAGAAAACCTTGCTACAACATCTTCATTGTCAGCAAGCAGCCAGTCTCTCAGCTTGTCTTCAGCCCCAGTGACCATCGTGAAAAACAAGCTCTTGTAGTGCTTGTCACTCATCACGGATTTAAGCTCGCTCTCACCTAGAAGCCTAGACGGAATACGTCTTAAATGATCTTGCTGGTTCCTAGTTCGTGACTTCAGTTGTTCAAGCTCGTCGACATGTCGTCTCAGCAAGCGCAATGGTGTCGGCTCGACTACTTCAGGGTTTGGTCCGGCAGACAGCACTTTCTTTGTCATTTGAAAAAGATCGCTGTCTCCGCTAACGACTTCAACGTCGTCCAGCACTCCTTCAAAGTGCGCCATTAGCGAGCAAATGCTTTCCTTGTCCTTCGATATTATCAGAATGGGACCTCCATGGGAGACATCGATGTTGTCTAACATTACAGATACAAGCCGCGTCGTCACGAACGTTTTGCCTGTTCCAGGCATTCCCTCTACGAGCGTGACGGCCCTCGAAACTGCCGTCTGAATGGAGTCGTATTGGTAGCGGTCAAGTTCAGTCTCTTCGCTGTTCGGCCAATCTCGGTCCTTGTGCGGGCGTATGAATACACTCTTTTGGAACAGTGCTTTCATGTCAAAAACGGTGTTGTGGTTCATGTAGCCAGTCGCAGCGGCATCGCTGCGCCTGTCAACAACGTATTTTCTGAAAGGGAGCTGCAGCTGTGTCTTCTCAAACTGTTTCATCACACCAAAAACAGAAGCATAGTCTTCATAAAACTCAGGAGACTCCGTCATGACAAAGCCTCGAGCGGAAGCCACGCCCTCAAGCCTCCTAGTATCGGGAAAGGACGCAACCATGTGTCCCCGTTCTTTGTCTTTGAAACTTCGCCAGAGTACCTTGCCGAAGAAGACTGTTTCAAAGCCATCGTTGCTTATGCAGATCATGCATCCTGGCTGCAGCTTGGACTCGCAATCTCTGCTATCTACAATGGTGAAGTTTATTTTGTTGCCGACGCCATTGAACGTGCATATGGGAGGACCAATCTTCACTTTTGTGTAAATGACAGGGTTGCGGACTTCAGCCGAGGACGGGAACGACTGCAACGTGGTCAATACTTTCTCCAAAGGAAGCAGAAAGAGCTGCTTGAGGCGGCTGTACTGGACCTTTATGTACTCAGCTGTCGTGGCTGGACGAAAAGAGTCGACTTCTACTGTTTCGCCCAGTTGCACGCTTTGAATGAAGTCCGCTGGAAGCACGGTTGTCTTCTCTCCAGCGTCTCCGTCCCCGGGAAACGAGGCGTAATGTGTCCTCCCAACGACTCGCCGGAAATCGAGCTTGTTCGCCTCGGCCAAGTGTGTGCCAACACTTTCTACCGCCTCCACAATATTCGCGTCGATAGGCTGCGTGTCCTGCAGGCTGCTGTTGACTAGGTCTAGTAAAGCAGCAGCGACGCCACAGAGGTTATTCGTTCCATCACGTGGAAGCAGTTTCACTGACTTCTCCACGACCGTCACCAGAGGTACCACGAACTGGTCCCAAAAGGCCGGAAATCTCCGTCTGTgaagaaaaattaaaagaaccattggatattaaaaaaagaaagattgtgtGGAACTAAAGTGCGAGGAAGTAAATACGAGGGGAGATCAAAAAGTTTTGCAACTTGGCTATAACCAAATTTTTGAAAGTGATATATCCCTGCCTATAGTTTAGGTCATCTCTGCAGCCTAGCAAAGCCTGAGTATCAAACCTTCCAGTTCGTTACTTGGTCTGCATCAGTCAGTCAAACATGGCGTCCTCTCACGATTTCAAGCTCGAGTACCAGAGCGTTATCAAATTTTTGTGCAATGAAGGGAAGTTCCGCCAAGAAAATCCACAGTAGGAGAATGGCGAATGTGTATGGCAATGAACGTCCTTCATATGCTAGAGTGACTGGGTGGTTCAGTGTGTTTAAACGTGGCCGTGTGCACGTGGAAGACAACCGAAGGTCAGGGCGGCCGACCACTTCAACCGATTTGGACCATTCAGCCTCAGCAGAGAGCCTTAGCATGAATAAACACCGAATCAAGGTGTCCGAAGTTGCCGAAGAATTGAGCATTTCTTATGACAGTGTTTTTACTATCATCCACGAAGTTTGGGTATGTCGAAAGTCTTGGCATGGTGGGTGCCACGGAATTACTCAGCGCAAGACCGACACCCCCGCGTGCATTCATCAAGGGAACTTATGCGCCTCTATTCAAGCGACCCAAAAGATGTTCTCTCCCGCCTTGTGACTGGGGATGAAACGTGGCTGTATCAGTGGGACCCAGAAACAAAACAGCAGTCTATATAGTGGAGGCATTCGGGGTCCGCTCCTCCGAAAAAATTCAAGAGCCAACGCTCAGGGAGAAAAGTGATGGCGACACTTTTTGGGGTGCAAAGGGGATCCTGCTCATTGAGTATCTTGAAAACAGTAAGACAGTTACAAGCGAATCGTGGAAAAACGCCGAGGATTTGTGAGAAGAGGTGTCCTCCTCCTGCACGACAACGCCCCGGTTCACAGGTCTCGTGTTGCCCAGGCTGCCATTCGAGAGTGTGGTTTCGAACAGCTGGACCACCCACCCTAAAGTCCCGAACTGGCCCCGagttacttttatttatttccgAATTTGAAGAAACACCTCAAGGGAACGAGCTTTGATGACTTGAACTCGCTTCAAACTGCCGCGGAGGAGTGGCTTTGCAACCAGGAAGATACTTTGTTTTTTGCAAGGTATCAAAAGCCTTCCAGGAAAATGAAAGAAGTGCATTAGTGTGAGGGGAAATTatgttgaaaaataatttttttcc encodes:
- the LOC142582502 gene encoding NFX1-type zinc finger-containing protein 1-like isoform X2; protein product: MHRLKQHGGAASTDEYFSRTSSSSEDDDDVTLDGAPFESPLPRLRDESVAQLRLAKAGCRDTGRQGRNCHTYSKGAGFSLGNDGDSSHSPTTKSRSWRHISRSADTYALSQLLDCSDTEALFTLVLMGVSFDALLENAALDCAALNTLLALLAKACACRQTEHLRLLLGTVAANNRFLRNVEQQLVCRRRFPAFWDQFVVPLVTVVEKSVKLLPRDGTNNLCGVAAALLDLVNSSLQDTQPIDANIVEAVESVGTHLAEANKLDFRRVVGRTHYASFPGDGDAGEKTTVLPADFIQSVQLGETVEVDSFRPATTAEYIKVQYSRLKQLFLLPLEKVLTTLQSFPSSAEVRNPVIYTKVKIGPPICTFNGVGNKINFTIVDSRDCESKLQPGCMICISNDGFETVFFGKVLWRSFKDKERGHMVASFPDTRRLEGVASARGFVMTESPEFYEDYASVFGVMKQFEKTQLQLPFRKYVVDRRSDAAATGYMNHNTVFDMKALFQKSVFIRPHKDRDWPNSEETELDRYQYDSIQTAVSRAVTLVEGMPGTGKTFVTTRLVSVMLDNIDVSHGGPILIISKDKESICSLMAHFEGVLDDVEVVSGDSDLFQMTKKVLSAGPNPEVVEPTPLRLLRRHVDELEQLKSRTRNQQDHLRRIPSRLLGESELKSVMSDKHYKSLFFTMVTGAEDKLRDWLLADNEDVVARFSSGHRGSLSEDEVCYVSDVWALDMESRYRLYGYWRDNYYERKSREWLDLVGRFKTLLLLKEEVEEKLQFETLRVPKIVGVTLCSLPKIWKALRDIKPHIIIVLEARSIPEPFMFPVITLNPHHIVFISDTQNVFDVQEDVGAAHDSLFDRLVKQGVACCQLLTQYQLNPSTVKILDAFKTKKILERYEFKTELSDIRGVSSNLRFIDHSVSYDRDNIIACALEAEFLASLAKYLLLQGYRPSQISVYAPTADQVELIKSNLCGLEEEPPVTTVEKAKGCKNTIVLMSFACPNTTYDINASCRDHYNVIASSTIGLYCIGNITYLSDNTKTWKQVAPVLCAEGLVGPLELKCQLHPEKTTAVSKARDFADVLDGGCSTPCNAFLPCGHLCPKTCHLTDKDHQQTVCTKPCKKLLLCDHPCKALCGEPCPSECDVMVNALSPCDHVVRVPCSAVLNASEVRSQCNEVCGKKISKGVRCARKCRDCFLESTHLNDDVYFEEEPSICTSCRIM